The following proteins are co-located in the Fusobacterium simiae genome:
- a CDS encoding aldo/keto reductase has protein sequence MNKKLPKVALGAWAWGTGSAGGDQIFGHSLGESELKAVFDRAMELGLNLWDTATVYGMGASEKILGEFIKDINKDNVIISTKFTPQLATDSPNTMEETFKVNLKNLGVDYIDIYWIHNPADVKKWTEKIIPLAKSGKIGMLGLSNHSLEEIKLAESILAKEGLKVSAIQNHYSLLHRSSEDAGILDYCKKNGIIFFAYMVLEQGALSGKYTTKNPLPAGSARAVTYNPLLPEIEKLLPTLKEVADKHDASIAQIAVAWAIAKGTLPIIGVTSVAQVEDAAFISKINLSDDEIKKIEEVAKTLNIKTTREWEKDMK, from the coding sequence ATGAATAAAAAATTACCAAAAGTAGCATTAGGAGCTTGGGCTTGGGGAACAGGTTCAGCAGGTGGTGATCAAATATTTGGACATTCACTTGGAGAAAGTGAATTAAAAGCAGTGTTTGATAGAGCAATGGAGTTAGGGTTAAATCTATGGGATACTGCAACAGTTTATGGTATGGGAGCTTCTGAAAAGATTTTAGGAGAATTTATAAAAGATATAAATAAAGATAATGTAATAATTTCTACAAAATTTACTCCACAATTAGCAACAGATTCTCCTAATACAATGGAAGAAACATTTAAAGTAAATTTAAAAAATTTAGGTGTAGACTACATAGATATCTATTGGATACATAATCCAGCTGATGTAAAGAAATGGACTGAAAAAATTATACCTCTAGCTAAAAGTGGGAAGATAGGAATGTTAGGTTTATCAAACCATAGTTTAGAAGAAATAAAGTTAGCAGAAAGTATTTTAGCAAAAGAAGGATTAAAAGTTTCTGCTATCCAAAACCATTATAGTTTGTTACATCGTTCATCAGAAGATGCAGGAATTTTAGATTATTGTAAGAAAAATGGAATAATTTTCTTTGCATATATGGTGCTTGAACAAGGTGCATTATCTGGAAAATATACTACTAAAAATCCTTTACCAGCAGGAAGTGCAAGAGCAGTTACATATAATCCATTATTACCTGAAATTGAAAAATTATTACCTACATTAAAAGAAGTTGCTGATAAACATGATGCTTCTATTGCACAAATTGCAGTTGCTTGGGCTATTGCTAAAGGAACTTTACCAATAATTGGAGTAACAAGTGTAGCACAAGTTGAAGATGCTGCTTTTATTTCAAAAATTAATTTATCTGATGATGAAATTAAAAAGATAGAAGAAGTTGCTAAAACTTTAAATATTAAAACTACTCGTGAATGGGAAAAGGATATGAAATAA
- the dmpI gene encoding 4-oxalocrotonate tautomerase DmpI gives MPVITMELGKVSIEQKRELVTKVTELTAGVTGVPKEAFIVLIKENDAESTGFGGELLSDKRAKMAAEKKVGGNYE, from the coding sequence ATGCCAGTGATTACAATGGAATTAGGAAAAGTGTCAATAGAACAAAAAAGAGAGTTAGTAACAAAAGTAACAGAATTGACAGCAGGGGTAACAGGAGTACCTAAAGAGGCTTTCATAGTTTTAATAAAAGAAAATGATGCAGAAAGTACAGGTTTTGGTGGAGAATTATTAAGTGATAAAAGAGCCAAAATGGCAGCTGAAAAAAAAGTAGGAGGAAACTATGAATAA